The Candidatus Methylacidiphilales bacterium sequence CGGCTGCAGAGCATTTTTTGGAACAAACAATGCAATGGCAATTGCCGGAGGAAAGCGTGGTGTTTGACACGGGCGGTTACAAAGGGCGCCGCAAGGAGCTGGCTTGTGAAGATTTAGCCGATCTTATCGGGCGTGCCTTTGGCATACACCCACAAAGGATTTACAATGAGTATGGCATGACGGAGCTTTCGTCGCAGGGCTATGCCTGTTTGGATGAAGGAATCCATCGCTTCCCGCCGTGGCTGAAAGCGGTGATCCGGGATCCGCGAACCGGAAAGGCCTGCGAGCCCGGTGAAATGGGATTGGTACAATTCTATGACCTCGCCAATGTGGGAAGCGTAATGGCGCTCGGAACACTCGATCTGGCGGTTGAAAAAGGCAACGGCATTCGTCTCATGGGCCGGATGCCGGCTTCCGAATTGCGCGGGTGTTCGCTCCCGTACGAGGCATGAACACGGCTGAACGCATTCAAATGATCGGCCAGGCCTTTACAGGCCGGGCAGACCTTGGCTTCAAATCGGAACAGGATTTGTGGGCATTGGTGGAAGGCGAACTGGGAAGCCGCTACATTCTGGATTGCCCCGTCCGCTTGGGCGGGGCTGTTTTTCACGCGCGTGCGCCGGAGCGGATTTATCATGTCTGCGCTTCAAATCTCGCCGTCTCAGCCGAGACCAGTCTGATGTTAGGATTGTTGCTCGGAAGCAAATTGGATTTTAAATTGCCGTCGTCCGGGTTGCCTGCCTTTGAAAAAAGTTTCAGCCTGCTGCCGCAACCCTTGCGCGAAACGGTTTCCATTTTTCATGAGCATGACATCCAGCGGATGGCCGGAGCGGATGCGGTGGTGGTTTACGGCAGTGATGAAACCATTTCGGAAATCCGAAAACAAACCGGTGCGCGCCAGCGTTTTCTGGGCTACGGACATAAAATCAGCCTGGGCGTGGTTTTGGACCGTGATCTTTCACAGTCCCTGGCCTCGAAGGCCGCGCATGAAATTCTGGCCTACGAACAATTGGGCTGCCTTTCTCCGCAGGCTTATTTCTGTGAAACCCCGGAAAGCGCTGCGCAATTCGCCAGGCTGTTGTCTGATGAACTCGGCTTGCTTCGCAATCACGATAGGCAGCCGCTTCCAGAGCAAAGCCTGGAGCAGGCGGCGTTGCGGCGGAATTATTTGGAACGCACTCTCGCACGGGGCGAACAGGTTTTACAGCGCAGCCAGGAGGATTACATGGTGGTTTCAGGTGCCAATGTGCTGGAGACAGGGCCCGGTCACGGTTGCGTGCAGGTTCTAAGCGGTTTCAATTTGATCGACCCCGCGCGGTGGAAAGGCAGGATTTCATCCGTCTCGTTCAGTTCCGAACCTGACAGGTCCTTGATCGAACAATTCTGCTCACTGGGCGCCAGCCGCTTTTGCAAAATCGGCGAGCTTCAAAATCCGCCCCTGCTCTGGCGCCATGACGGAAGGCCACGGCTCGGCGACCTCGTGACCTGGGTCACGTTTGAGTTTTAAAACCAAAACAAAATTTGCTGAAGTGTCCCCTGCCCTTGTGTAATCTGCGGTTAAGCCTTACCGTTCTTTGCGAACTTCCTGTAATAATGTTCTGGTTTTACACCGTTATTCTCTGTGCCCTTGTTTTTTATCATCATCCGATGCACACTACCGGGCATGAAAGTTTCTCCAGAGCCCGGAAGGATTTCAGACCTGCGCCGTGAATACACGGATCGCGGGCTTCACCGCGCGGACCTGGACCCCGACCCCGTTGCCCAGTTCCGTAAGTGGTTCCAGGAGGCCCGGGCTGCCGATTTGCTGGAGCCAAATGCCATGGCGCTGGCCACGGCGGACGCCAAGGGCCGCGTCACGGCACGCACGGTTCTGCTGAAGGCTTTCGACCAAAAGGGGTTCGTGTTCTTCACCAACTACAACAGCTTGAAAGC is a genomic window containing:
- a CDS encoding acyl-CoA reductase; its protein translation is MNTAERIQMIGQAFTGRADLGFKSEQDLWALVEGELGSRYILDCPVRLGGAVFHARAPERIYHVCASNLAVSAETSLMLGLLLGSKLDFKLPSSGLPAFEKSFSLLPQPLRETVSIFHEHDIQRMAGADAVVVYGSDETISEIRKQTGARQRFLGYGHKISLGVVLDRDLSQSLASKAAHEILAYEQLGCLSPQAYFCETPESAAQFARLLSDELGLLRNHDRQPLPEQSLEQAALRRNYLERTLARGEQVLQRSQEDYMVVSGANVLETGPGHGCVQVLSGFNLIDPARWKGRISSVSFSSEPDRSLIEQFCSLGASRFCKIGELQNPPLLWRHDGRPRLGDLVTWVTFEF